A genome region from Anopheles stephensi strain Indian chromosome 2, UCI_ANSTEP_V1.0, whole genome shotgun sequence includes the following:
- the LOC118507850 gene encoding protein abnormal spindle, producing the protein MSAFEVTCTPPRQAVVVKRTQESREPTLVLLGPFTPKATVVFDGVPVGKSARRFLIVQNTNRTSVQVQLSRLPHPESGLSFEWLEANVEAGAEQTLELVWSPTQQIVGKEVIVLADNIGNRKDVQIILKAVELKPASRKPVAKSFAVPKKLKLKSPSPPKVRLKRNVLPKKNKSSPGKQGWSVPTIAVNSNMGGIASKVTTTMLGSSNAENSIDPLDNYGATVPMTADRSKTDKENINPTSPQHVKPHLTPVSGTNSYFTHIENLPTPESYKEIARRRMMDISVRKNREVPSEQKAKFDPSCFSTVTKPIVIDKTFLKPFIESPTMVVGSDTELHASDNLPRHLTFSPEPQPPPPAKDQEHERVNGASGGLVVATEGDDVGINKTHTVAHDSNPHLSSIAEENVPELGVTFERRPDCRDGSVTDVAELLSTLPNQKTFIVSTAEECLRFGSAENLITNISTVAKDNASRCSLPNLLDESSMSNKSNGLRDEDEADKLFKEHEIRAQSSRFNLHEVGRFSDEMVQTSSGCKRGIESVGDGREEKSEGFGHVISPPKRQCRLTSSESTIAAPAQHLPKMEEASVSHTFRKPIGYKPNAQGRGITLSSSRSLNLKRPAMPTSQALKSAEKRVFLYDSDRHLKTLINPDPFAATTTCNPFLTVTMYLDEHAFAQYERQMKKWLNALVSIPADLDTEPNKPLDVGKLFDEVKSKDLTLAPTKELISSNYYKNRLNSLRSAGIALYTSEEIAIPLCKVAAQIEKQLLALRTDRCLHLDLTLQRSILELLLCFNPLWLRLGLEVVFGEQIELQSNRDIVGLSTFIIHRLFRDRYLEARHSKAYNLSKAYAEHMRKFTLRMVLFLLFFLDTAKRRKLIKHNPCLFVRNAPYKETKEILVRFSSMMVAGIGDITKHLKRVGYTLSHKQSFLDEYNYAFENLAVDLRDGVRLTRVMEIILLREDLSASLRVPPISRLQKIHNINLALGALEQAEYEIAGNVTAKDICDGHREQTMSLLWQIVYKFRAPKFNAAAITLQRWWRMNWLKVAIGRRIEERRRLRRETAARKIQAVIRGYCVRVWYEAYRYQKLRAIVTIQQFTRRYLAQKLAARRFAAIVRIQQWWRSVREMRSARERYLLCKKSAIILQTSYRRYALGMKLLVAATVIGRIRTEAKHRHLQATIIQRSIKSYVIHRRLQAIVNGMLVFIRRKWLQHRSAAKIQAYHRMRIARREYQRVRSATILIQRRWRECLETRRLSDRFLLMRASALKLQRHYRGWMQMRHDVRAYDRTRQLISHVQHRWRATIAMRKERMSYISVRQAVISVQRHFRARKAMKLAVERFQTLRTATLTLQRRYRANKVMLEHRQRYNALRVATLCLQSRFRAQLSMRAARTSYAKVRAAIITIQRHYRATIQMRQERDHFVTLRRCSINVQSRYRAILAGRAARQSYESRRSAVIHIQRKWRATIEMRRARDQYCAHRDAAIALQRSWRGILLKRKIRYNYLRYREAATVLQRRYRALVSGRSVRQELEHRRRAVTTIQQRIRASLEMKRERHQYLRLRQAAITIQCRFRGMVQRTRYAALKQSAIVLSHRWAATLAMRQQRSDFLRLKTATIIVQRRYRAQKAMQETLHHYQHVRAAVVLIQRKYRAQRAMERWRGRFLNLKSASIVVQEFYRGYRKMKHDRAAFLRLRESVIAVQRRFRGKLLMRQAVADYERKQQAAVSVQRWFRGHRTRKTYQRTLHAARTIQIHYRAYRKRLIDETNYRIYRSAVIVVQRRYRDKLQTRHERHRFVQICRTVYGLQARARGMLARDAFRAKLTPEYLEKKRQEKAALRIQAWWRGAYCRKRHQTTKMRTIAQQMVVSRREAKRDPTNRLSNISRLCMRFLQTRFSSSEAIGILQRLERMSRLVPHLLVDDAVFLSVFCYNTMAQAIRSEVDKILIEICARIILNLARFHGTKEQAFQEDGLVTVSQMLLRWCDKDCGIFSTLCTLLWVLAHDNKKKHAIRRYMISKDAIYMLRETKKLVQRKEKMRKNVQRPVGCLVAPNPQLMRTVPALEPDYGVNRTKPYVFYSSVFGFERVLQKLEVDLS; encoded by the exons ATGAGCGCGTTTGAG GTAACTTGTACGCCACCCCGCCAAGCTGTTGTAGTAAAAAGAACACAAGAATCTCGTGAACCAACATTGGTTCTGTTGGGTCCATTCACTCCGAAAGCTACCGTAGTGTTTGACGGCGTACCTGTGGGAAAAAGCGCTCGCCGCTTCCTTATCgtgcaaaacacaaacagaacTTCGGTACAG GTACAACTATCCAGACTTCCGCATCCCGAGAGCGGACTGAGTTTCGAGTGGCTCGAGGCCAATGTAGAGGCAGGCGCAGAGCAAACGTTGGAATTGGTTTGGAGTCCGACGCAACAGATTGTGGGAAAAGAAGTGATCGTGTTGGCCGATAACATTGGCAACAGGAAGGACGTGCAGATTATACTGAAAGCGGTTGAGTTAAAGCCGGCCAGCCGAAAGCCTGTTGCAAAATCGTTTGCCGTTCCGAAGAAATTGAAGCTAAAATCTCCCTCCCCACCGAAGGTGCGGTTGAAGCGCAACGTTCTGCCCAAGAAGAACAAGTCTTCGCCTGGGAAACAAGGTTGGTCTGTGCCTACGATTGCGGTAAATAGCAACATGGGTGGCATCGCATCGAaggtgacgacgacgatgctTGGGTCGAGCAATGCGGAAAACAGCATCGACCCATTGGACAATTACGGTGCAACCGTACCGATGACTGCGGACAGAAGCAAAACTGACAAGGAAAACATAAATCCGACTAGTCCGCAGCATGTAAAACCTCACTTAACACCGGTATCTGGGACGAACAGCTATTTCACGCACATAGAGAACTTACCGACCCCGGAATCTTACAAAGAGATAGCACGCCGGAGAATGATGGACATTTCCGTGCGCAAGAATCGGGAAGTTCCTTCTGAACAGAAAGCAAAATTTGATCCAAGTTGCTTTTCCACCGTGACTAAACCAATCGTCATTGACAAGACGTTTTTAAAACCTTTTATCGAGAGTCCCACAATGGTGGTGGGCAGTGACACTGAACTACACGCGAGCGATAATCTTCCACGGCATTTAACATTCTCACCAGAACCGCAACCTCCGCCACCTGCCAAGGACCAAGAGCACGAACGAGTCAACGGCGCATCAGGCGGGCTAGTGGTAGCAACCGAAGGGGATGACGTGGGCATTAACAAAACGCACACGGTGGCTCACGATTCAAATCCGCATCTGTCGAGCATAGCGGAAGAAAATGTGCCCGAACTTGGTGTCACGTTCGAACGTCGCCCGGACTGTCGTGACGGATCCGTTACGGATGTAGCGGAGCTGTTGTCTACGCTTCCCAACCAAAAAACGTTTATCGTATCAACGGCGGAAGAATGCTTACGTTTCGGGTCGGCCGAAAACCTCATCACGAATATATCTACCGTTGCAAAGGACAATGCGTCACGCTGCTCGCTACCAAATCTGCTGGACGAGAGCAGTATGAGTAACAAGAGCAACGGTCTGAGGGATGAGGATGAGGCGGACAAGCTCTTCAAGGAGCATGAAATTCGCGCCCAGTCGAGTCGCTTCAATTTGCACGAAGTTGGCCGGTTCAGTGATGAGATGGTTCAAACGTCAAGTGGCTGCAAACGCGGCATTGAATCGGTTGGCGAtggaagggaggaaaagtCCGAAGGATTCGGGCATGTAATTTCTCCACCAAAGCGTCAATGTCGTCTGACGAGCAGCGAGAGCACGATTGCTGCCCCAGCTCAGCACCTACCGAAGATGGAGGAAGCGTCCGTTAGTCATACGTTCCGCAAACCTATCGGGTACAAACCGAACGCGCAGGGTCGTGGTATAACGCTG TCCTCTTCGCGAAGTCTAAACCTCAAAAGACCCGCCATGCCTACTAGCCAGGCGTTGAAAAGTGCAGAAAAACGCGTGTTTCTGTACGACTCGGATCGTCACCTCAAGACGCTCATCAATCCAGACCCGTTTGCGGCGACAACGACATGCAATCCTTTCCTTACCGTCACCATGTATCTAGACGAACATGCGTTTGCGCAGTACGAGCGGCAGATGAAGAAGTGGCTCAACGCACTGGTCAGCATACCGGCCGATTTGGACACCGAGCCCAACAAACCGCTGGACGTGGGCAAGCTGTTCGACGAGGTGAAATCGAAAGATCTTACGCTCGCACCCACCAAGGAGCTGATTTCGTCCAATTATTACAAAAACCGACTGAACAGCTTACGGAGTGCCGGAATCGCACTGTACACGAGTGAAGAGATAGCGATTCCGCTGTGCAAGGTGGCGGCACAGATAGAGAAGCAACTGCTCGCGCTACGTACCGACCGATGCCTGCATCTGGATCTAACGCTGCAGCGATCCATTCtagagctgctgctgtgcttCAACCCTCTATGGCTGCGGCTCGGGCTGGAGGTGGTTTTCGGCGAGCAGATCGAACTGCAATCCAACCGAGACATTGTCGGTCTGAGCACGTTCATCATTCATCGATTGTTCCGCGACCGGTATCTGGAGGCGCGCCACTCCAAGGCCTACAATCTTTCGAAGGCTTACGCGGAGCATATGCGGAAGTTTACACTACGCATGGTCCTGTTTTTACTGTTCTTCCTCGACACGGCCAAACGGCGCAAGCTGATCAAGCACAACCCTTGCCTGTTCGTGCGTAACGCGCCGTACAAAGAGACGAAGGAGATTCTGGTGCGGTTTTCCTCCATGATGGTGGCCGGAATCGGTGACATTACAAAGCACCTGAAGCGAGTAGGCTACACATTGTCGCACAAGCAATCGTTTCTGGACGAGTACAATTACGCGTTCGAGAATCTGGCCGTAGATCTGCGGGACGGCGTGCGGCTGACGCGCGTGATGGAGATCATTCTGCTGCGGGAGGATTTGTCCGCCAGCTTGCGTGTGCCGCCAATATCGCGACTgcaaaaaatacacaacatTAACCTAGCGCTCGGagcactcgaacaggccgaATATGAGATTGCGGGCAATGTCACCGCCAAGGACATCTGCGACGGACACCGCGAACAGACGATGTCACTGCTGTGGCAGATCGTGTACAAGTTCCGGGCACCGAAGTTCAATGCAGCCGCAATCACTTTGCAGCGTTGGTGGCGCATGAACTGGCTAAAGGTAGCGATCGGACGTCGCATCGAGGAGAGGCGACGGCTGAGAAGGGAAACTGCCGCCCGCAAAATTCAGGCAGTGATCCGTGGATActgtgtgcgcgtgtggtATGAAGCCTATCGTTACCAGAAGCTGCGAGCGATTGTAACGATCCAACAGTTCACCCGACGCTATCTGGCGCAGAAACTGGCCGCCCGAAGGTTTGCTGCAATCGTACGCATACAGCAGTGGTGGCGCTCGGTGAGAGAAATGCGGTCTGCCCGCGAACGTTACTTGCTGTGCAAGAAATCGGCCATCATTTTGCAGACGTCGTACCGGCGGTACGCACTTGGCATGAAGCTGCTCGTGGCAGCAACCGTGATCGGCAGGATTCGGACCGAAGCGAAGCATCGCCATCTGCAGGCTACAATAATTCAGCGTAGCATCAAATCGTACGTAATCCATCGACGGCTTCAAGCGATCGTTAACGGTATGCTAGTGTTCATACGAAGGAAATGGTTACAACATCGATCGGCAGCAAAGATACAGGCTTATCATCGCATGCGCATCGCTCGCAGAGAGTATCAGCGAGTCCGTTCGGCTACTATCCTTATTCAGCGTCGTTGGCGTGAGTGTTTGGAGACGCGGCGACTGAGCGACCGATTCTTGTTGATGCGTGCTAGTGCCTTAAAGCTTCAGCGCCATTATCGTGGCTGGATGCAGATGCGGCACGATGTACGCGCGTACGATCGTACACGGCAGCTGATCTCGCACGTGCAGCATCGTTGGCGTGCTACGATAGCGATGCGAAAGGAAAGAATGAGCTACATCAGCGTCCGTCAAGCGGTCATCAGTGTACAGCGACATTTTCGAGCACGGAAAGCGATGAAGCTGGCGGTAGAACGTTTCCAAACGTTACGAACCGCAACTCTAACGTTGCAACGGCGCTACCGTGCCAATAAAGTGATGCTGGAACACCGTCAACGATATAACGCTTTGCGAGTGGCCACTCTTTGCCTTCAGAGCCGATTCCGAGCGCAATTGAGCATGCGTGCGGCTCGCACAAGCTACGCCAAGGTTCGTGCGGCGATCATCACTATTCAGCGACATTATCGTGCCACGATACAGATGCGGCAAGAAAGGGATCATTTTGTAACGCTTCGCCGATGCAGCATCAACGTGCAGTCGCGATACCGTGCCATCCTTGCCGGTAGAGCAGCGAGACAGAGTTATGAATCGCGGCGCAGTGCAGTCATCCACATTCAGCGCAAATGGCGCGCCACAATAGAAATGCGACGAGCGCGTGATCAGTATTGCGCACATCGCGATGCCGCCATCGCTTTACAGCGCTCGTGGCGAGGTATTCTgttaaaacgaaaaataagaTACAATTATTTGCGATATCGCGAGGCGGCCACAGTTCTGCAACGACGATATCGTGCCCTAGTAAGCGGTCGGTCGGTCCGTCAGGAGCTGGAGCACCGTCGCCGGGCGGTCACCACTATTCAGCAACGCATACGGGCGTCTTTGGAAATGAAACGAGAGCGCCATCAATATCTTCGTCTTCGCCAGGCAGCCATCACGATACAGTGCCGTTTCCGTGGTATGGTGCAGCGTACCCGATATGCGGCCCTTAAGCAAAGTGCCATTGTGCTCTCGCACAGGTGGGCTGCAACGCTGGCAATGAGACAGCAGCGATCTGACTTTTTACGGCTTAAAACCGCCACTATCATTGTGCAGCGACGATACCGTGCCCAGAAAGCAATGCAAGAAACGTTGCATCACTACCAACACGTCCGTGCAGCGGTCGTGCTGATACAGCGTAAATATCGCGCCCAGCGTGCAATGGAAAGATGGCGCGGCCGATTTTTGAATCTGAAAAGTGCCTCGATAGTGGTGCAGGAGTTTTACCGAGGGTACAGAAAGATGAAGCATGATCGGGCAGCCTTCCTGCGGCTACGAGAATCAGTAATAGCTGTTCAGCGACGGTTCCGTGGCAAGTTGCTAATGCGCCAGGCCGTTGCCGATTATGAACGCAAGCAGCAGGCAGCGGTTAGCGTGCAGCGCTGGTTCCGAGGACACCGAACGCGCAAAACGTACCAGCGAACACTGCACGCTGCCAGGACCATTCAGATTCACTATCGTGCCTACCGGAAACGACTGATCGACGAGACGAACTATCGAATTTATCGTAGCGCCGTCATCGTTGTACAGAGACGGTACCGCGATAAGCTGCAAACCCGTCACGAGCGGCACCGGTTCGTACAAATTTGTCGCACAGTGTACGGTTTGCAGGCACGCGCACGTGGAATGCTTGCCCGTGATGCGTTCCGGGCGAAACTAACGCCGGAGTACTTGGAAAAGAAACGGCAGGAGAAAGCAGCGCTTCGGATACAGGCGTGGTGGCGTGGTGCGTACTGTCGAAAGCGGCACCAGACGACGAAGATGCGTACCATCGCTCAGCAGATGGTGGTGAGCCGCCGGGAAGCGAAGCGTGATCCCACGAACAGGCTCAGCAACATAAGTCGGCTGTGCATGCGTTTCCTGCAAACCCGCTTCAGTTCGTCCGAAGCGATTGGCATCCTGCAGCGCTTGGAACGCATGTCCCGACTAGTGCCGCATCTGCTTGTAGATGATGCCGTCTTTCTGTCCGTATTTTGCTACAACACCATGGCGCAAGCTATTCGGTCGGAGGTGGATAAGATACTGATTGAGATATGTGCCCGCATCATCCTAAACTTGGCACGATTCCATGGCACCAAGGAACAAGCTTTTCAG GAGGATGGTCTCGTAACGGTGTCACAGATGTTGTTACGCTGGTGTGACAAAGACTGCGGCATATTTAGCACACTTTGCACACTGTTGTGGGTATTGGCGCACGATAACAAGAAGAAACAT GCCATACGTCGTTACATGATTTCGAAGGACGCCATATACATGTTGCGCGAAACGAAAAAGTTGgtacagcgaaaggaaaagatgcgCAAGAACGTGCAGCGTCCGGTAGGTTGTCTGGTCGCGCCGAACCCGCAGCTAATGCGAACAGTACCCGCCCTGGAACCGGACTATGGCGTTAACCGCACCAAACCGTACGTTTTCTACTCGTCTGTCTTTGGGTTTGAACGGGtgctgcagaagctggaagTGGATCTTTCCTAA